The genomic interval GCGATTTGCAGCGCGTCCATCGGGAAGGTCGCGTTGCTTGAGATGACGATGCCCGCTTCGGCCATCTGATCGAAGGTGGCCCAGCGCTGCGCCTGGCCGACGTTGCGCAGCTTCTCGCGGGATTCGTCAGTAAGGAAGCGCATGCAGACGCGTAAGTGCTTTCGCGCTTCCTCGATTTCACCATCTCTCAACTTGTAATGCAGGCTCTCAAAGAACACCCTGTCAATGGCGGGGTCGGTTCCGATGATCATGTACGCCTCGGCCCATTCCGGCCCCATCGCATCCAGCCAGCGATCAATCCGGCGGTTGCGCTCAATCTCGCGCGGCGACGGTTCCTTCTCGCCTCCACCCCCGAACAGCTTCTTCCACACCATCGCTCCTCCCGCGCCGAATGCTCCCCTGACAGCCACCCTGCCTGCCACCACGCTACCACCAAATTGCCAATGAATCCGCCGGAAATGCTTGGCCGGACGTGGCTTTGACCTTGGTTCTACGCGGCTTGGCTCTGGGCGGATGAAGCGGGGCGGGGTTGCCTGTCCGGCACGGTGCCCGTGGGGGCAGCCAGTCGAAAAGCCCCGCGCCCGATAGCGGCATGACGCAGTGCCCTTGGGCACGTCGAAGGCGTCCGGTTGGGCTCCTCTCGACCTTGTCCGATGCCGCGCTCCACGGGCCGTCCTCAGGTGTGGCTGACCTGGCAGGGACGCCGTTTGGCGCAACGGCGGTCGGGCAGTTTCTTCCCCTGCGGCCGAGGCCGCATTCCTCGCGGGCGCTGCGCTCCAACAAACAGCCCGCCCGCCGTCTTCCGGTTCCCTCCAGCCCGCTGCGAAGTCCCGGTCGGGGCTTCGCCCCTCCGCGCCTCTTGGGGTGCGCCGCCCGGCTTGCCCCTGCCTCTCCGGTCGCCATCGGACGGCCGCGATGGGCGCGGCCTCCCAGACAAGGAGAGGACCCCATGACTACCGAACGCATCGACGTCTACACCCAGGTCACCAACAACATCATCGCCGCCATCGAGGCGGGAGCGGGCGACTGGCAGATGCCCTGGCACCGCAGCGGCGAGGGCCTGAACCGCCCCGTCAACATCGACACCAGCAAGGCCTATCGCGGCATCAACGTCGTCAGCCTCTGGGCCTCCGCCCAAGCCCGCGGCTTCATCACCGGCACCTGGGGCACCTATCGCCAATGGCAGGCCAACGGCTGTCAGGTCCGCAAGGGCGAGAAGTCGAGCCTTGTGGTCTTCTACAAGGAGTTCGAAGTGGAAGAGCGGAACGACACCGGCGAGACCGAGCACGGCAAGCGCCTCATGGCTCGCGCGAGCTGGGTCTTCAACGCCGACCAGGTGGACGGCTACGAGGCGCCCGCGCTCCCCGAGCCCAAGGACCCCGTCGCAACCGTGGCAGCCGCCGAGCGCTTCATCACCGCCACCGGCGCGATCATCCGTCACGGCGGCACGCGCGCCTTCTATCGTCCCTCCGACGACATCATCCAGATGCCCGAGCGCGAGCGCTTCCTCGGCACCGAGACCAGCACGGCGACCGAGAGCTACTACGCCACCCTCCTGCACGAGCTGACCCACTGGACGGGCGACACCCGCCGCTGCGACCGCCAGTTCGGCAAGCGGTTCGGCGATGACGCCTATGCCGTCGAAGAGCTCGTGGCCGAGCTGGGCGCGGCCTTCCTCTGTGCCGACCTGGGGGTGACGCTTACCCCGCGCCCCGACCACGCCGCCTACATCGACAGCTGGCTCAAGGTCCTCAAGGCCGACAAGAAGGCCATCTTCGCCGCCGCCAGCGCCGCCGCCAAGGCAACCGACTTCCTCGCCGGGCTGCAAGCCACCAACATTACCGA from Polymorphum gilvum SL003B-26A1 carries:
- a CDS encoding ArdC family protein, translated to MTTERIDVYTQVTNNIIAAIEAGAGDWQMPWHRSGEGLNRPVNIDTSKAYRGINVVSLWASAQARGFITGTWGTYRQWQANGCQVRKGEKSSLVVFYKEFEVEERNDTGETEHGKRLMARASWVFNADQVDGYEAPALPEPKDPVATVAAAERFITATGAIIRHGGTRAFYRPSDDIIQMPERERFLGTETSTATESYYATLLHELTHWTGDTRRCDRQFGKRFGDDAYAVEELVAELGAAFLCADLGVTLTPRPDHAAYIDSWLKVLKADKKAIFAAASAAAKATDFLAGLQATNITEAAA